Proteins encoded by one window of Pseudomonas coleopterorum:
- the astD gene encoding succinylglutamate-semialdehyde dehydrogenase, producing the protein MMNTLYIDGQWLPGEGEQLTSLNPVGQAVVWQGCCASAEQVDKAVLAARHAFVGWASQPLSARITVLHAFADRLKACADELAQCIGEETGKPLWEAATEVTSMVNKVAISIQSHAERTGEKSAPLADATAALRHKPHGVVAVFGPYNFPGHLPNGHIVPALLAGNCVLFKPSELTPKVAELTVRCWAEAGLPAGVLNLLQGGRETGMALAANAGLDGLFFTGSSATGNLLHQQFAGQPGKILALEMGGNNPLVVEQVQDLDAAVYTIIQSAFISAGQRCTCARRLLVPAGAWGDRLLERLVEVCVTLEVGEYDRQPAPFMGSVISLQAAQALLEAQEHLLNSGAVGLLSMTQPRADAALLTPGILDVTQAHGRRDEELFGPLLQVVRYVDFDAAIAEANATQYGLAAGLLSDSEQRYREFWLRSRAGIVNWNKQLTGAASSAPFGGVGASGNHRASAYYAADYCAYPVASLETPALSLPATLSPGITL; encoded by the coding sequence CTGATGAATACGCTATACATCGATGGTCAGTGGCTGCCGGGCGAAGGCGAACAGCTGACGTCCCTCAATCCTGTGGGTCAGGCCGTGGTCTGGCAGGGATGCTGCGCCAGCGCCGAGCAGGTGGACAAAGCCGTTCTGGCGGCGCGGCATGCCTTCGTAGGTTGGGCGAGCCAGCCGCTGTCGGCGCGCATCACCGTGCTGCACGCGTTCGCCGATCGGCTCAAGGCCTGCGCCGACGAACTCGCGCAGTGCATTGGCGAAGAAACCGGCAAGCCATTGTGGGAAGCGGCCACCGAAGTGACCAGCATGGTCAACAAGGTCGCCATCTCGATTCAGAGTCACGCCGAGCGCACCGGTGAGAAGAGCGCACCCCTGGCCGATGCCACGGCGGCCCTGCGGCACAAGCCCCACGGTGTGGTGGCGGTGTTCGGCCCGTACAACTTCCCCGGTCACCTGCCCAACGGCCATATCGTGCCGGCGCTGCTGGCCGGCAACTGCGTGCTGTTCAAACCCAGCGAACTAACGCCCAAGGTGGCCGAGCTGACCGTGCGCTGCTGGGCCGAAGCCGGGCTGCCAGCGGGCGTGCTGAACCTGCTGCAGGGTGGTCGCGAGACGGGTATGGCGCTGGCTGCCAACGCCGGGCTCGACGGGCTGTTCTTCACCGGTTCCAGTGCCACCGGCAATCTGCTGCATCAGCAGTTCGCTGGCCAGCCAGGCAAGATCCTCGCGTTGGAAATGGGTGGCAATAACCCGCTCGTGGTCGAGCAGGTCCAGGACCTGGATGCGGCGGTCTATACCATCATCCAATCGGCGTTCATTTCCGCTGGGCAGCGGTGCACCTGCGCGCGGCGCTTGCTGGTACCCGCCGGGGCGTGGGGCGACCGGTTGCTCGAGCGTTTGGTAGAGGTCTGCGTCACTCTCGAAGTCGGCGAATACGACCGTCAGCCGGCGCCCTTCATGGGTTCGGTGATCTCGCTGCAAGCGGCGCAGGCGCTGCTCGAGGCGCAGGAACACCTGCTGAACAGCGGCGCGGTCGGCCTGCTGAGCATGACCCAGCCACGGGCCGACGCCGCCTTGCTCACCCCCGGCATCCTCGACGTCACCCAAGCCCACGGTCGACGGGACGAAGAGCTGTTCGGCCCGCTGCTGCAAGTGGTGCGTTACGTTGATTTCGATGCCGCCATCGCCGAGGCCAACGCCACCCAATATGGGCTGGCCGCAGGGCTGCTCTCGGATTCCGAACAACGCTATCGTGAATTCTGGCTGCGCAGCCGGGCGGGTATCGTCAACTGGAACAAGCAGCTGACCGGCGCCGCCAGCAGCGCGCCGTTCGGCGGTGTCGGCGCGTCCGGCAACCACCGCGCCAGCGCCTACTACGCCGCCGACTATTGCGCCTATCCAGTGGCCTCGCTGGAAACCCCCGCGCTCAGTCTGCCGGCGACCCTGAGTCCGGGCATCACGCTGTAG
- the astA gene encoding arginine N-succinyltransferase produces MIVRPVRSSDLPALIELARSTGPGLTTLPANEERLAHRVGWAEKTFRGEAEPGDADYLFVLEDDDGTVVGISAIAGAVGQREPWYNYRVGLTVSASKELNIYREIPTLFLANDLTGNSELCSLFLREGYRKGLNGRLLAKARLLFIAQFPELFGRKVIAEMRGISDADGRSPFWESLGRHFFKMEFSQADYLTGVGNRAFIAELMPKFPLYSCFLSPAAREVIGKVHPDTEPALTMLKAEGFSYQGYVDIFDAGPAVECETSKIRAVHDSKSLVLAIGTPGDDAPPFLIYNREREACRITAAPARFASGTLVVDPLTARRLQLSAGDQVRAVPMTPPAREVL; encoded by the coding sequence ATGATCGTTCGTCCCGTACGCAGCAGCGACCTGCCAGCGCTGATCGAATTGGCCCGCAGCACCGGCCCCGGCCTGACCACCCTGCCAGCCAACGAAGAGCGGCTGGCGCACCGCGTCGGCTGGGCCGAGAAGACCTTCCGTGGCGAAGCCGAGCCCGGTGATGCCGATTACCTGTTCGTCCTTGAAGACGACGACGGCACGGTCGTGGGCATTTCGGCCATCGCCGGCGCCGTGGGTCAGCGCGAGCCCTGGTACAACTACCGGGTGGGGCTGACGGTCAGCGCCTCGAAGGAACTGAACATCTATCGCGAGATTCCCACGCTGTTCCTGGCCAACGACCTGACCGGCAATTCGGAACTGTGTTCGCTGTTCCTGCGCGAGGGTTACCGCAAGGGCCTGAACGGCCGTTTGCTGGCCAAGGCGCGGCTGCTGTTCATCGCCCAGTTTCCGGAGCTGTTCGGGCGCAAGGTGATTGCCGAGATGCGCGGCATTTCCGATGCCGACGGCCGCTCGCCGTTCTGGGAAAGCCTGGGTCGGCATTTCTTCAAGATGGAATTCAGCCAAGCCGACTACCTCACCGGTGTTGGCAATCGCGCCTTCATCGCCGAGCTGATGCCCAAGTTCCCGCTGTACAGCTGCTTTCTGTCGCCGGCGGCGCGGGAAGTGATCGGCAAGGTTCACCCGGACACTGAGCCGGCGCTGACCATGCTCAAGGCCGAAGGCTTCAGTTACCAGGGTTATGTGGATATTTTCGACGCAGGCCCGGCCGTGGAATGCGAAACCAGCAAGATCCGCGCGGTCCACGACAGCAAAAGCCTGGTCCTGGCCATCGGCACTCCAGGTGACGATGCGCCACCGTTCCTGATCTACAACCGCGAGCGCGAAGCGTGCCGCATCACCGCAGCCCCTGCGCGTTTCGCCTCCGGCACCCTGGTGGTCGATCCGTTGACCGCCCGCCGCCTGCAACTGAGCGCGGGCGACCAGGTGCGCGCGGTGCCCATGACCCCGCCAGCACGGGAGGTGCTCTGA
- the aruF gene encoding arginine/ornithine succinyltransferase subunit alpha, translating to MLVMRPAQMADLAEVQRLAADSPIGVTSLPDDAGRLSDKISKSEASFAAEVSFNGEESYFFVLEDLVTQRLVGCSAIVASAGYSEPFYSFRNETFVHASRELKIHNKIHVLSQCHDLTGNSLLTSFYVVPELVGSIWAELNSRARLLFMANHPERFADSVVTEIVGYSDEQGDSPFWDAIGRNFFDLNYAEAERLCGIKSRTFLAELMPHYPIYVPLLPDQAQEAMGQVHPRAQVTFDILMREGFETDHYIDIFDGGPTLHARVSGIRSIAHSRVVPVKLVAASDERGGPGRPYLVSNGLLQDYRAVLLELDWVPGKPVGLDLATAEALGVGEGASVRLVAV from the coding sequence ATGCTGGTAATGCGCCCTGCGCAAATGGCTGACCTGGCCGAGGTTCAGCGGCTGGCCGCCGACAGCCCCATCGGTGTCACTTCCCTGCCTGACGACGCTGGCCGGTTGAGCGACAAGATCAGCAAGTCGGAAGCGTCCTTCGCCGCCGAAGTCAGCTTCAACGGTGAAGAGAGCTATTTCTTCGTGTTGGAAGACCTGGTCACCCAGCGTCTGGTGGGGTGCTCGGCGATCGTCGCCTCTGCCGGCTACTCCGAACCGTTCTACAGTTTTCGCAACGAGACCTTCGTGCACGCTTCGCGCGAGCTGAAGATCCACAACAAGATTCACGTGCTTTCGCAGTGCCACGACCTGACCGGCAACAGCCTGTTGACCAGCTTCTACGTGGTGCCCGAGCTGGTGGGCAGTATCTGGGCCGAACTCAACTCCCGCGCCCGCCTGCTGTTCATGGCCAACCACCCGGAACGCTTTGCCGACTCGGTGGTGACCGAGATCGTCGGCTACAGCGACGAGCAGGGTGATTCGCCCTTCTGGGACGCAATCGGCCGCAATTTCTTCGACCTCAACTACGCCGAGGCCGAACGCCTGTGCGGCATCAAGAGCCGCACGTTTCTTGCCGAACTGATGCCGCATTACCCGATCTACGTGCCGCTGCTGCCCGACCAGGCCCAGGAGGCCATGGGCCAGGTGCATCCACGGGCCCAAGTGACGTTCGACATCCTGATGCGCGAAGGCTTCGAGACCGATCACTACATCGATATCTTCGACGGCGGGCCGACCTTACATGCCCGTGTGTCGGGCATTCGCTCCATCGCCCACAGCCGGGTGGTCCCGGTCAAGCTGGTCGCGGCCAGCGATGAGCGCGGTGGACCGGGCCGTCCCTATCTGGTCTCCAACGGCCTGCTGCAGGATTATCGCGCGGTGTTGCTGGAGCTCGACTGGGTGCCCGGCAAGCCGGTCGGCCTGGATCTGGCGACAGCCGAGGCGCTGGGTGTGGGCGAGGGCGCCAGCGTGCGCCTGGTTGCAGTTTGA
- a CDS encoding aspartate aminotransferase family protein: MSVEQAPVQRADFDQVMVPNYAPAAFIPVRGAGSRVWDQAGRELIDFSGGIAVNVLGHAHPALVGALTEQANKLWHVSNVFTNEPTLRLAKKLVDATFADRVFFCNSGAEANEAAFKLARRVAHDKFGPEKYEIVSAINSFHGRTLFTVSVGGQPKYSDGFGPKITGIRHVPYNDLEALKAAVSEKTCAVVLEPVQGEGGVVPADPAYLQGARDLCDQFNALLVFDEVQSGMGRSGELYSYMNYGVTPDILSSAKSLGGGFPIGAMLTTDALAKHFAVGVHGTTYGGNPLACAVAEAVLDVVNTPQVLAGVKARHQRFKTRLEQIGQRYGVFTEVRGLGLLIGCALSDAWKGRAKDFFNAAEQHDLMILQAGPDVVRFAPSLVIEEADIDEGLDRFERAVAHLTQA; encoded by the coding sequence ATGTCCGTTGAGCAAGCCCCCGTGCAACGTGCCGATTTCGACCAGGTAATGGTTCCCAACTATGCGCCGGCCGCTTTCATTCCCGTGCGCGGTGCCGGCTCCAGAGTGTGGGATCAGGCCGGTCGCGAGCTCATCGATTTCTCCGGTGGCATCGCCGTCAACGTGCTGGGCCACGCGCACCCGGCATTGGTCGGCGCATTGACCGAACAGGCCAATAAGCTGTGGCACGTGTCCAACGTCTTCACCAACGAGCCGACCCTGCGTCTGGCCAAGAAGCTGGTCGACGCCACCTTCGCCGACCGCGTGTTCTTCTGCAACTCCGGCGCCGAAGCCAACGAGGCCGCCTTCAAGCTGGCCCGGCGTGTGGCGCACGACAAATTCGGTCCCGAGAAATACGAGATCGTTTCGGCCATAAATAGCTTCCACGGTCGCACGCTGTTTACCGTCAGCGTCGGCGGTCAGCCGAAATACTCCGATGGCTTCGGTCCGAAAATCACCGGCATCCGTCACGTTCCATACAACGACCTCGAAGCGCTGAAAGCGGCGGTGTCCGAGAAGACCTGCGCCGTGGTCCTGGAGCCGGTTCAGGGCGAAGGCGGCGTGGTGCCTGCCGATCCGGCCTACCTGCAAGGCGCGCGCGACCTGTGCGACCAGTTCAATGCCCTGTTGGTGTTCGACGAAGTGCAAAGCGGCATGGGCCGCAGCGGCGAGTTGTACAGCTACATGAACTACGGCGTGACCCCGGATATCCTCTCCAGCGCCAAGAGCCTGGGGGGCGGCTTCCCCATCGGCGCGATGCTGACCACCGACGCACTGGCCAAGCATTTCGCGGTCGGCGTGCATGGCACCACCTATGGCGGCAACCCGTTGGCTTGCGCGGTCGCCGAGGCGGTGCTCGACGTGGTCAACACCCCGCAAGTGCTGGCCGGCGTCAAGGCCCGGCACCAGCGCTTCAAGACGCGCCTGGAGCAGATTGGCCAGCGCTATGGCGTGTTCACCGAGGTGCGCGGCCTGGGCCTGCTGATCGGCTGCGCCTTGAGCGACGCCTGGAAGGGGCGCGCCAAGGACTTCTTCAATGCTGCCGAGCAGCACGACCTGATGATCCTGCAAGCCGGCCCCGACGTGGTGCGCTTTGCCCCGAGCCTGGTCATCGAGGAAGCCGACATCGATGAAGGCCTGGACCGTTTCGAGCGCGCCGTGGCGCACCTGACCCAGGCCTGA
- the argR gene encoding transcriptional regulator ArgR, with protein MTAQRIGFLYWPSTRALTLALAEEALRVAQKVHPDVTYELLFLQAEPPVPGGWQLPGEAWNGRLEGCHKLFLLADEPPAALAPALSTALKQTVRAGCMVGGLSAGVYPLAQLGLLDGYRAAVHWRWQDDFAERFPKVIATSHLFDWDRDRMTACGGLSVLDLLLAVLARDHGAELAGAVSEELVVERIREGGERQRIPLQNRLGSSHPKLTQAVLLMEANIEEPLTTDEIAQHVCVSRRQLERIFKQYLNRVPSQYYLELRLNKARQMLMQTSKSIIQIGLSCGFSSGPHFSSAYRNFFGATPREDRNQRRSSSPFELSSVPAERG; from the coding sequence ATGACAGCCCAACGAATCGGTTTCCTCTATTGGCCCAGCACGCGAGCCCTGACTTTGGCGCTGGCCGAGGAGGCCCTGCGGGTGGCGCAGAAGGTGCACCCGGACGTGACCTACGAGTTGCTGTTCCTGCAGGCCGAGCCACCCGTGCCGGGTGGTTGGCAACTGCCGGGGGAGGCGTGGAACGGTCGCTTGGAAGGGTGCCACAAGCTGTTTCTGCTGGCCGACGAGCCACCAGCGGCGTTGGCGCCGGCACTGTCCACTGCGCTCAAGCAGACCGTCCGAGCAGGCTGCATGGTCGGTGGACTGTCGGCCGGGGTGTACCCGCTGGCGCAATTGGGGCTGCTCGACGGTTACCGCGCGGCCGTGCACTGGCGCTGGCAGGATGATTTCGCCGAACGCTTCCCCAAGGTCATCGCCACCAGCCACCTGTTCGACTGGGATCGCGACCGGATGACCGCTTGCGGCGGTCTGTCGGTGCTCGACCTGCTGCTGGCGGTGCTGGCCCGTGATCATGGCGCCGAACTGGCCGGGGCGGTTTCCGAGGAACTGGTGGTGGAGCGTATCCGCGAAGGCGGGGAGCGCCAGCGTATTCCCCTGCAGAATCGCCTGGGCTCCAGCCACCCGAAGCTGACCCAGGCGGTATTGTTGATGGAGGCCAACATCGAAGAACCGTTGACCACCGACGAGATCGCCCAGCACGTGTGTGTGTCCCGGCGTCAGCTGGAGCGCATCTTCAAGCAGTACCTCAATCGTGTGCCGAGCCAGTACTACCTTGAGCTGCGCCTGAACAAGGCTCGGCAGATGCTGATGCAGACCAGCAAGTCGATCATCCAGATCGGCCTGTCGTGCGGGTTTTCTTCCGGGCCGCACTTCTCCAGTGCCTACCGCAATTTCTTCGGCGCCACCCCCCGCGAAGACCGCAACCAGCGCCGTAGCAGCAGCCCGTTCGAACTGTCTTCGGTGCCGGCCGAACGCGGCTGA
- a CDS encoding ABC transporter ATP-binding protein produces the protein MYKLQVQDLHKRYGSHEVLKGVSLAAKAGDVISIIGSSGSGKSTFLRCINLLEQPHAGKILLNDEELKLVPGKDGALKAADPKQLQRLRSRLSMVFQHFNLWSHMTALENIIEAPVHVLGVSKKEALEKAEYYLAKVGVAHRKDAYPGHMSGGEQQRVAIARALAVEPEVMLFDEPTSALDPELVGDVLKVMQALAQEGRTMVVVTHEMGFAREVSNQLVFLHKGLVEETGDPREVLANPRSERLQQFLSGSLK, from the coding sequence ATGTATAAACTTCAAGTTCAGGACCTGCACAAGCGCTACGGCTCGCACGAGGTGCTCAAGGGTGTCTCGCTGGCGGCCAAGGCGGGCGATGTGATCAGCATCATCGGCTCCAGCGGATCGGGCAAGAGCACGTTCCTGCGCTGCATCAACCTGCTCGAGCAGCCCCATGCGGGCAAGATCCTGCTCAATGACGAAGAACTCAAGCTGGTGCCCGGCAAGGACGGCGCGCTCAAGGCGGCCGACCCCAAGCAGTTGCAGCGCCTGCGCTCGCGGCTGTCGATGGTGTTCCAGCATTTCAACCTGTGGTCGCACATGACCGCCCTGGAAAACATCATCGAAGCGCCGGTGCACGTATTGGGTGTTTCGAAGAAGGAAGCCTTGGAGAAAGCCGAGTACTATCTGGCCAAGGTCGGTGTTGCGCACCGCAAGGATGCCTATCCGGGGCACATGTCCGGCGGCGAGCAGCAGCGCGTGGCCATCGCTCGCGCGCTCGCGGTGGAGCCTGAGGTGATGCTGTTCGACGAGCCGACTTCGGCGCTGGACCCCGAGCTGGTCGGTGACGTGCTCAAGGTGATGCAGGCCCTGGCCCAGGAAGGACGAACCATGGTCGTGGTGACTCACGAGATGGGCTTTGCCCGCGAAGTGTCGAACCAGCTGGTGTTCCTGCACAAGGGGCTGGTCGAGGAGACCGGCGATCCCCGCGAGGTGCTGGCCAATCCGCGCTCCGAGCGGTTGCAGCAGTTTTTGTCCGGCAGCCTCAAGTGA
- a CDS encoding ABC transporter permease — protein sequence MIFDYNVVWDSLPLYMSGMLETLKLLAISLFFGLLAALPLGLMRVSRQPLVNGVAWLYTYVIRGTPMLVQLFLIYYGLAQFEVVRNSVLWPWLSSATFCACLAFAINTSAYTAEIIAGSLRATPPGEIEAARAMGMSKAGMYRRILLPSALRRALPQYSNEVIMMLQTTSLASIVTLIDITGAARTVNAQYYLPFEAYITAGVCYLCLTFILVRLFKLAERRWLAYLAPRRH from the coding sequence ATGATCTTCGATTACAACGTCGTCTGGGACAGCCTGCCGCTGTACATGAGCGGCATGCTGGAAACCTTGAAACTGCTGGCCATCTCGCTGTTCTTCGGTCTGCTGGCGGCACTGCCATTGGGCTTGATGCGGGTGTCCCGGCAGCCACTGGTCAACGGTGTCGCGTGGCTCTACACCTATGTCATCCGCGGCACGCCCATGCTGGTGCAGCTGTTCCTGATCTACTACGGCCTGGCCCAGTTCGAGGTCGTGCGCAACAGTGTGCTCTGGCCCTGGTTGTCGAGTGCCACGTTCTGCGCCTGCCTGGCATTTGCCATCAATACCAGCGCCTACACCGCCGAGATCATCGCCGGCAGCCTGCGCGCCACGCCCCCGGGCGAGATCGAAGCGGCGCGGGCGATGGGCATGTCCAAGGCCGGGATGTATCGACGCATTCTATTGCCGTCGGCACTGCGTCGGGCGCTGCCGCAGTACAGCAACGAAGTGATCATGATGCTGCAGACCACCAGTCTGGCCTCGATCGTGACGCTGATCGACATCACCGGCGCGGCGCGTACGGTGAACGCCCAGTATTACCTGCCGTTCGAAGCCTACATCACGGCGGGCGTTTGCTACCTGTGCCTGACGTTCATTCTGGTGCGCCTGTTCAAGCTGGCCGAGCGCCGCTGGCTGGCCTACCTCGCTCCCCGCAGGCACTGA
- a CDS encoding ABC transporter permease, whose protein sequence is MLKGYGAVILDGAWLTLQLALSSMALAIVLGLLGVALRLSPVRWLAWLGDVYATVIRGIPDLVLILLIFYGGQDIINRVAPLVGYDDYIDLNPLLAGIFTLGFIFGAYLSETFRGAFMAIPKGQAEAGMAYGMSSLQVFFRVLVPQMIRLAIPGVTNNWLVLTKATALISVVGLQDMMFKAKQAADATREPFTFFLAVAAMYLVITSVSLLLLRAVEKRYSVGIKAAEL, encoded by the coding sequence ATGTTGAAAGGCTACGGGGCCGTCATTCTCGATGGCGCTTGGCTGACGCTGCAGCTCGCCTTGTCGTCCATGGCGCTGGCCATCGTGCTGGGTCTGTTGGGCGTGGCCCTGCGCCTGTCGCCGGTACGCTGGCTGGCCTGGCTGGGCGATGTGTACGCCACGGTGATTCGTGGCATTCCCGATCTGGTGTTGATCCTGCTGATCTTCTACGGCGGCCAGGACATCATCAACCGCGTTGCGCCGCTGGTGGGGTACGACGACTACATCGACCTCAATCCACTGCTCGCCGGTATCTTCACCTTGGGCTTCATCTTCGGGGCGTACCTCTCGGAAACTTTCCGTGGTGCGTTCATGGCCATTCCCAAGGGCCAGGCCGAGGCTGGCATGGCCTATGGCATGAGCAGCCTGCAGGTGTTCTTCAGGGTACTGGTGCCGCAGATGATTCGCCTGGCGATCCCCGGTGTGACCAACAACTGGCTGGTGCTGACCAAGGCCACGGCCCTGATTTCGGTGGTCGGTCTGCAGGACATGATGTTCAAGGCCAAGCAGGCGGCGGATGCCACCCGCGAGCCGTTCACCTTCTTCCTCGCAGTGGCGGCGATGTACCTGGTGATTACCAGCGTGTCGCTGCTGTTGCTGCGCGCCGTCGAAAAACGCTATTCGGTGGGCATCAAGGCGGCTGAACTATGA
- a CDS encoding ABC transporter substrate-binding protein: MKKLALFGALALSVLSAASFADEKPLKIGIEAAYPPFASKAPDGSIVGFDYDIGNALCAEMKVKCTWVEQEFDGLIPALKVRKIDAILSSMSITDDRKKSVDFTNKYYATPARLVMKAGTTVSDDMSELKGKKIGVQRGTIHDRYATEVLKPLGVEVMPYGSQNEIYLDVAAGRLDGTLADATLLQDGFLNTDAGKGYAFVGPSVNDPKYFGDGIGIAVRKGDKANLERINAAIDAIRANGEYKKIQDKYFDFDIYGK, encoded by the coding sequence ATGAAGAAACTCGCACTGTTTGGCGCATTGGCACTGTCCGTGCTGTCGGCGGCGTCGTTCGCCGATGAAAAGCCGCTGAAGATCGGCATCGAGGCCGCTTACCCACCGTTCGCCTCCAAGGCGCCGGACGGCAGCATCGTTGGCTTCGACTACGACATCGGCAACGCGCTGTGTGCCGAGATGAAGGTCAAGTGCACCTGGGTCGAGCAGGAATTCGACGGCCTCATTCCAGCCCTCAAGGTGCGCAAGATCGACGCCATTCTGTCGTCGATGTCGATCACCGATGACCGCAAGAAATCCGTCGATTTCACCAACAAGTACTACGCCACGCCGGCGCGCCTGGTCATGAAGGCGGGCACCACGGTCAGTGACGACATGAGCGAGCTCAAGGGCAAGAAGATCGGCGTGCAGCGCGGCACGATCCATGACCGTTATGCCACCGAAGTGCTCAAGCCCCTGGGCGTGGAAGTGATGCCGTATGGCTCGCAGAACGAGATCTACCTTGACGTGGCTGCCGGTCGCCTGGACGGTACGCTGGCCGATGCCACCTTGCTGCAGGACGGTTTCCTCAACACTGACGCAGGCAAGGGCTATGCCTTCGTCGGCCCATCGGTCAACGATCCGAAATACTTCGGTGACGGCATCGGCATTGCCGTGCGCAAGGGTGACAAGGCCAACCTGGAACGCATCAACGCGGCCATCGACGCCATTCGTGCCAATGGCGAGTACAAGAAGATCCAGGACAAGTACTTCGACTTCGACATCTACGGCAAATAA
- the acs gene encoding acetate--CoA ligase, giving the protein MSAASLYPVRPEVAASTLTDEATYKAMYQQSVVNPDGFWREQAQRLDWIKPFTKVKQTSFDDHHVDIKWFADGTLNVSYNCLDRHLAERGDQVAIIWEGDDPSESRHITYRELHAEVCKFANALRGQDVHRGDVVTLYMPMIPEAVVAMLACTRIGAVHSVVFGGFSPEALAGRIIDCQSKVVITADEGLRGGRKTALKANVDRALTNPETSSVQKVIVCKRTGGDIEWNRHRDIWYHSLLEVASSTCAPKEMGAEEALFILYTSGSTGKPKGVLHTTGGYLVYAALTHERVFDYKPGDVYWCTADVGWITGHSYIVYGPLANGATTLLFEGVPNYPDITRVSKIVDKHKVNILYTAPTAIRAMMAEGSKAVEGADGSSLRLLGSVGEPINPEAWNWYYNTVGKQNCPIVDTWWQTETGGILISPLPGAIGLKPGSATKPFFGVVPALVDNLGNIIEGAAEGNLVILDSWPGQSRTLYGDHDRFVDTYFKTFRGMYFTGDGARRDEDGYYWITGRVDDVLNVSGHRMGTAEIESAMVAHPKVAEAAVVGVPHDLKGQGIYVYVTLNGGEQASEELRLELKNWVRKEIGPIASPDVIQWAPGLPKTRSGKIMRRILRKIATSEYDALGDISTLADPGVVQQLIDTHKDMHRASA; this is encoded by the coding sequence ATGAGTGCGGCTTCCCTGTATCCCGTTCGTCCCGAAGTGGCAGCGTCCACGCTGACCGATGAGGCGACCTACAAGGCGATGTACCAGCAGTCCGTGGTCAACCCGGACGGTTTCTGGCGCGAGCAGGCGCAGCGTCTCGATTGGATCAAGCCCTTTACCAAGGTCAAGCAGACCTCGTTCGACGACCACCATGTCGACATCAAGTGGTTCGCCGACGGCACCCTCAACGTTTCCTACAACTGCCTGGACCGGCACCTGGCCGAGCGCGGCGATCAGGTCGCGATCATCTGGGAGGGTGACGATCCCTCCGAGAGCCGTCACATCACTTATCGTGAGCTGCATGCCGAAGTGTGCAAGTTCGCCAATGCCTTGCGCGGCCAGGATGTGCACCGTGGCGACGTGGTGACCCTGTACATGCCGATGATCCCCGAAGCGGTGGTGGCCATGCTTGCGTGCACGCGCATCGGCGCGGTGCATTCGGTGGTGTTCGGCGGGTTCTCGCCCGAGGCGCTTGCAGGGCGCATCATCGACTGCCAGTCCAAGGTGGTGATCACCGCCGACGAAGGTCTGCGCGGCGGGCGCAAGACGGCGCTCAAGGCCAACGTCGACCGGGCCCTGACCAACCCTGAAACCAGCAGCGTGCAAAAGGTCATCGTGTGCAAGCGCACCGGCGGCGACATCGAGTGGAACCGTCACCGCGACATCTGGTACCACTCCCTGCTGGAAGTGGCGTCGAGCACCTGCGCGCCGAAGGAAATGGGCGCCGAGGAAGCGCTGTTCATTCTCTACACCTCCGGCTCCACCGGAAAGCCCAAGGGCGTGCTGCACACCACCGGTGGCTACCTGGTGTATGCCGCGCTGACCCATGAGCGGGTGTTCGACTACAAGCCCGGCGACGTCTACTGGTGCACTGCGGACGTGGGTTGGATCACCGGCCACAGTTACATCGTCTATGGCCCCCTGGCCAACGGCGCCACCACGCTGCTGTTCGAGGGCGTGCCCAACTACCCGGACATCACCCGGGTGTCGAAGATCGTCGACAAGCACAAGGTCAATATCCTCTACACGGCGCCCACGGCGATCCGCGCGATGATGGCCGAGGGCTCCAAGGCGGTCGAGGGCGCCGATGGCTCCAGTCTGCGCCTGCTCGGTTCGGTGGGCGAGCCGATCAACCCGGAAGCCTGGAACTGGTACTACAACACGGTAGGTAAGCAGAACTGCCCGATCGTCGACACCTGGTGGCAGACCGAAACCGGCGGCATCCTGATCAGCCCGTTGCCGGGCGCGATCGGCCTCAAGCCGGGCTCGGCAACCAAGCCGTTCTTCGGCGTGGTGCCGGCGCTGGTGGACAACCTGGGCAACATCATCGAGGGGGCGGCCGAAGGCAATCTGGTGATCCTCGATTCGTGGCCGGGCCAATCGCGCACCCTGTATGGCGATCACGATCGCTTCGTCGATACCTATTTCAAGACCTTTCGCGGCATGTACTTCACCGGCGACGGTGCGCGTCGCGACGAAGATGGCTACTACTGGATCACCGGGCGGGTCGATGACGTGCTCAACGTTTCCGGGCACCGCATGGGCACGGCCGAGATCGAAAGTGCGATGGTCGCCCATCCCAAGGTGGCCGAAGCCGCTGTGGTGGGTGTGCCTCACGACCTCAAGGGGCAGGGCATCTACGTCTATGTCACGCTCAATGGTGGCGAGCAGGCCAGCGAGGAATTGCGCCTGGAGCTCAAGAACTGGGTGCGCAAGGAGATCGGTCCCATCGCGTCGCCGGATGTGATCCAGTGGGCGCCGGGATTGCCCAAGACGCGTTCGGGCAAGATCATGCGGCGCATTCTGCGCAAGATCGCCACGTCCGAGTACGACGCGCTGGGTGACATTTCTACTCTGGCCGATCCGGGGGTGGTGCAGCAGTTGATCGATACCCACAAGGATATGCATCGGGCTTCTGCGTGA